Genomic window (Zingiber officinale cultivar Zhangliang chromosome 2B, Zo_v1.1, whole genome shotgun sequence):
TCGCTCTCATCATCTCTGTTGTGCATTTTTTGCTCAGAAGAATATTCATGATAGCATTCAGGTACCACCCAATTTGTCACGACCACCAATGCTTGATGGGGATCACAGTTGATTATTGTGTCATGGGAAATAAATAACCCACATAACCTCGAAGAACAGCCGAGAGTGGGACGAATTTGTTTTAAGGAATCTATGTTCAATGCAAACCTTGATGTCTCAATTCTGAGAAATCGGGAACCTTTCCCACTGGGCATCTTCATTTCCCAACTTGTCAATTCGAGTGACTTGCATCCAGACTCGTCATCCACTCGAAAGGCTTGTCATCCACTCAGGAGCACTCGGCTTCCACTCGGCATCCATCCACTTAGGAGCACTAGAGATCGACTCAAGAGAATTATCCCGACTCTGCTATACCAGGCATCTTCTTCTCCCCACTCGGTGTCTACTTAAGCGACTCGTGTCCCGACTTGATAACACTTGGTAGAAATTAGTCCCGCCACAGCTTGAGATTATCCACTCTAGTCTCTCAACAAATGACtagttggttggtttatattattGCACGTGTATatatgatgtgaacaaatgcatggggagaaacTCTCTCCCACGTGTGGGTGTGGAAGGGGTGCAAATTCAGAGTTCGAATTacactaaaccaagttaagtcatGTGCGAGCATGACCTGCACGCGTTGAATGCTAAACTGGTCGGCTGACATTTCAATCCGGACAGTAATGATAGTAAATGACCTTTAATCAGTCATTTAAAGCAACCAAAGAAGAGACTCTTCTATATAAGGAAGCTAGAATTTGAGCAAAGGACAGAAGTGAAAACTATATcaaagaaatctccatccacctTTGTTACCCTCGCTCTCATCATCTCTGTTGTGCATTTTTGGCTCAGAAGAATATTCATGATAGCATTCAGGTACCTCTCAGTTTGTCACGACCACCCGTGCTTAATGGGGATCACAGTTGActattgtatcctgggaaataaATGACTGACATAACCTCGAAAAATAGCCGAAGGTGGGACGAATTTGTTTTAAGGAATCTATGTTCAATGCAAACCTTGACGTCTCAATTTCCGAGAAATCGGGAACCTTTCCCAGTGGGCATCTTCATTTCCCAACTTGGCAATTCAAGCGACTTGCATCCTGACTCGGCAGCCACTCGAAAGGCTTGCCATCCACTCAAGAGTACTCGACTTCCACTCGGCATCCATCCACTTAGGAGCACTAGAGATCCACTCAAAAGAATTATCCTGACTCTGCTATACCAAGCATCTTCTTCTCCCCACTCAGTGTCTGCTTAGGCGACTCGTGTCCCAACTCGATAACATTTGGTAGAAATCAGTCCCGCCACAGTTTGAGATTATCCACTCTAGTCTCACAACAAATAAGACTGATGTGATTTTGTAAtttcaaattcaataattttcttcaaaatCTTCGGCAATAAACCAACATAATTTTGTCCGAATTGTAGTTTTAGACTGTTTCAAAAGGATGGAATACATGGTTACCACTTGAATGATTCTATTATGGTTTTTGATGAATTACTTATACTgatgtgtctatatatatatatatatatatatatatatatatatatatatatatacacacaaaaGGAGTTCGAGTTGAATCCCATCTGAATATTTCAACTATATAAATCTTAAGAAAATATAAAGATCAAGGAAGTGTGTTTAATTTGGTAAAGTGAAATGGAATGTGAATAATTCATTTCCTTTATGATTTTGGTTGAATTATTAGATGTATAATTTGAGATGCAATGACACATTCTAAGGAATAATTCATCCCATTTCATTTATTCCATAATTCATTTCCTACTCCATAGCTTATTGACTTTTAAAGTGAATCACCCTTCGACAAACCCATTATTTTTCTCGTTGCCAGAATTGGAGCAAAAATcatttatacaaaagattaaaattgaaaaacTAATAATTGTGAATAAAAAGATTAAAGATATAAAGATAAAAATCTAATGTCTAAGCATTAAAGCCTACTAAAAATAGAAAAAGTTTTTTGTGGAGCTGCTATGAAATGGTATGAGAATTATGGCTTCGTTATCAATCTTCAAGCGTCCTTGCTTTGATAGTATTTAATCCATGTTTGGATAAGTTTCACCTAGCTGATTCTCCTTCGCTAGTTGATTGAAATGTAGATCACAGGATCATTATCTGCTAAATGTTATCTCCATTAACTCATTGACAATCCAAGTAAATCAAACCTCATCATCAATTCCACCGGACAAGATCTTCAAAcagttttatttttcaaatcaaaTAGTAAATCAATCGACTCAATTCTTGTCAATCGAGTGCCGAGTCCATAAAACTCAAATAGAAATATTTGATTTATCAGTAATTTAGGCTGAGTAGACTCCTTTGTTGTCTTATCACATTAGTTGATTGGGATAAACCTCCAACCAACTAGATCATCAACTATAATCCTGAAACCCCTTATTTCTTGATCGAGTCTTGTGCCTAAATAAAAGTGTCCTTGAACTCCAAAGTAAAAGTCATTTGACTGTCATAACTCACTTAAGTGTTTACCTTTGCATCTTCATTTTTCCCACAAGTACATCTCCTATTAGGTCATAAGTTTCTTAGATGCATTAATCCCTTGACTCATTCTATATGACATCTTTCACTCTTCACCTACATAATCAACTTCCTCTGACTAATTAGACATCTCAATGCTTCTCATCTTTTGATTCTTTGGTTGTTCTGAGCTACACCAATTTGATTGTGCCAAGGCATCattcatttaatattttttaaaatgacagGTGGCGTTTATAAGGCAGTTCTTTGGATCAGTGACAAAAGTAGACTACTTGACCATGCGCCACGGCTTTATAAATGTATTCTTCTATTCACGTTCCATTGTTATTTTCTTCTGAATCTTGTAATTTaagtaagtaattaattagtgtattGTTTTAATGCGATTCATTCTTGacataaacaacaacaacaacaataacaacaacaggCGCACTTGTCTCCGAACAGCAATTTTAATTTCCACAAGTACATAAAAAGGTCCCTGGAGGATGATTTCAAAGTTGTCGTTGGCATCAGGTTTGTCCagctgattaattaattaattaccttCAGACATCTATTCTTTAATTAATTCTCGAACAGAAACAAATTAATTAACGTCCTGCTCATGTGGATTTTTGACAGCCCTCCATTGTGGATTCTCGCAATATTCATTCTGCTTCTAGATATCAATGGTAAATATAATTAGTTAAAAGTATTTCAACGAACTATGGTTGGATTAGTAATTAATTGTTCTTTTCTACAAAATGCTATCCCAGGATATTACACACTCGCTACAGTATCCTTTGTCCCACTTCTGGTAGGACACTCCACTTCTTtcttccttttataatcaatattcTTATTCTTATCAATGAGTTGAAATTACAGTGCCAAAAGAATTACATCGTAGGTTCTTTTACTCGTCGGCACGAAACTAGAGCTCGTCATTATGGAAATGGCTCAAGAGATTCAGAATAGAACAAACATAATAATCGGAGCTCCGGTGGTCGAACCGAGCAACAAGTACTTTTGGTTCAACAGGCCTCAGTGGATCCTCTTCCTCATACATCTGACTTTGTtcgaggtatatatatatatataaacttcatCTCCAACTCATTCCTTGTGAAATCAATCTTCCTTCGATTCTGTTTGTGATTAACCATATATAATATCAGTTTGTTATTTGAATGGCTGTTGTATTCTGCATGCAGAACGCATTCCAAATGTCACATTTTCTATGGACATGGGTAAGTCATTAGTTAACTGCCTCGCAAATATGAGAAATTAAGGAAAAAAGAAATCAGTTTCAGCAGTTTGAGGGTCCGTGCAGTACGAATTCAGCTTGAAATCCTGCTTCTACGAGAAGTTTTGGCTTACGGTGGTAAAGGTGGCGATGGGGATAGCTCTACAGGTCTTGTGCAGCTACATCACTCTCCCCTTGTACGCTTTGGTGACACAAGTAGGACAAACATCTATAGATCTTCATAATTGCTAGctgaattgttttaattaaatattgcctttaaattaaagtaaatttaaCCGAGATGAATGGCTGATGAATGATGAATACTGGCAGATGGGGTCGCACATGAAGAAGGCAATATTCGAGGAGCAAACAGCAAAAGCGCTCAAGAAATGGAGAGACGcggcgaagaggaagaagaggctgaGGGATGCAGGGGCGGACGTGGGTTCGGGGCTGACCAGTGGAGACGGAGAGGCTACACCCAGCCGAGGGTCGTCGCCCCTGCACCTGCTCTCCAAGTTCAAGGCCAAGTCAACCGACGTAGAGAGCGCTCCGGCGTCGCCCAGGTTTTCTCACTCGGACAGGGATGAGGAATCGGAGTTTGAAGCAAGAAGACCACCCACGCCCACGGACGATAAGACTCACCACCAAGATTTTTCATTTCCTTCCTCTTATCGTACGTAGTAAATACACTCGATCGTGCCGGTCAATATTCTGTATCAATTCATTTCCTTCATCTCTCTTGTTGGATATTTGATGATTTTAAAGCTAAGAGAGAAGAGCATAAACACAAAGAAGCTAGCTTTGCGGAGGAAAATGGTGGCCTAATATATATGATTATTTAAGAAATGTACTATCAATTCTAGCTAGTAAATGGAGCTTAATTATACCATAAGCATAGGCTTGATACAATATTTCATTATGAGATTAAATGCATTCGTAGTGAAAATTAATTGACTGGATCGGAGTAAGgttgttgcatttgattgaaCAAGCTTAGTGCACTCGATGGACTAGAGGGTTAACTTGAGTTGAATGAACACTTGGGTGACCAAGAACAAGGTAGACTCGTAAGCACGGAGGATCAAACGACATGGAATAAGGTTAGTGCATTTTGAGTTGTATGATGTTGCATGAAAGCATTCCTAATACTCTTCATATCAAGTGCTAACATTACTCAAAAGTTTTCAAGAGCATTATTAAGGTTGGAGAGTTCGCTCTTAGTACTCTTCttttttacttggattttttACTTTATTGTATTTTGAGAGGAAGGATATTTGTTAATGTCCCATGATTAGTATTATAATAGGCTTACCCTAATACCTCTTGTGAAGGGGTGGTTTTAGAGAAACTTTATGAGGGTGACACATCAAATGTGTCAGGTCATGGATTAGGAGGGGGATATCTGAATAATGTTATATTAACTTGTTTGTGTTATCTTATTTTTGTATTCCTATTTTTGTTATATTCATATAGTTAATATGGATAATACACAATGTTACACTTGACTATTGACACTTTGGTTTGTGCAACAAATTCaattgtatgatgccatttattcAACCTTCCCTTCTAGCCTGACATAGATCAACCAACACAATCACACAATTGGTACAAGCGGATGTTCTAGATGGATTTTGACTAACATCCTTAGGACAATGTCTGTCATCCATATCTTGACTTTAGAGTATGGTAGAACAAATGTTGGTTTTTAGAAGATGATAATGAATCATGGTGATAATtaaaggcttcaaagctccaacataTATTAAGGTAAAAATACTCAAGAAAAAGTGGACATGAATGCATTGAAAGGTTCAGATCCAATGAGAGGACTAAGGAGATTATAAATGATATATTGCTTGATGAAGTTTTAAGCAAGATTAGAGAGTGCACAaatgcaaaggatttatggaaGAAACTAATTAAAGTTTATGGAATGTTTCCGAAAGGACAAGCATATCAAGACATTGAATTGATTGTGGAAATTAAAGCAGTGATTGAATTTAAAGAGGCACAAACTAAGAAAAAAGATGTATATCATTACTCAAATTGTGGATATAATGGTTAATAGTGAGGGTGAGAAACCATCTTCGTCCTTTGAGTGCTTGCAATGTGAACCCTCAACATCTCCAAGCGATGAATTTACACCAAGATaaaatgaggaagaagaaagttttgttggtgcaatgatgtcCTAGATATGGAGTGTTGATATTTGATAGTagttaagttaaggtaaattATGAAATTTCACTTGTGTGACGAGTGTGCTGGAAAAGTCCTAGCAAGTTTGGAGACCATATGCAAGgcagagaagtccaagaaggttggAGGCTGGATTCTTGGCAAGGAGAAATCCTTGCAAATTTGAAGATATAATTCAAGGCAAGAAAGTCTAAGAAGGTTGGAGTCAAACTCTTGGCAAATGAAAAGAGCTCAACCAGATCAAGAGATTGGATGTAGGGTGAATGAAAATCTGGAGATGATGAAACCTAGACACTAAAGTCCAAGGATAGAAGGTTCATCTAGCATGAGGTATTTGTGGGACGAGAATAGTGAAGTTATGCGTATTTCGACTATTAGAATGGTTGAAAATGATGTATCAATCGACTAATATCATGTCTTAGTGAATTGATGCACTATAAAATTGAAGGGGGATTTGcaatttaggatttaggattGCAAAACCCTAATTTGGACTCAATAGTCAATTGTTGTTATCGAGCAATCGATTGATGAGTCAAACCCTAAACAGATTGAGAGTTTTGCATGTTAACAGTCGATTGCCATAGATGAGGAATCGATTGATGCTTCAAACTATAAACTAGTTGAGGGTTTGTGTATCATTCAACTAATAGGGTTGATTAGTCGATTGATGTGTAAACACGAATCAGAGTTTTGCACAATAACCCTAACAATCTACTGAGAAACTCAATTGAGCACATTTTGGAGTGAAAAGAATGTTCACATCTTGACTAGACAACTCAATTGATTGACATTTTGTCTGCTATTAAGAATCAATAGACTGATTGACCATTTGAGAGCACAGAAGGTATTTGATCCAACTGCTCAACTTGACTAGTGGATAACAGTTGATTGCCCCCTTCTAGCAATCAAATAATATTCAAATGTCAGAATGATTTTAGTTGCAGATCAGAAGTTAGTGACTGCTCAATGGAAAAGTCAATAGTCAACATCTACAACAGTCAATTGATAGGTAAAATCAGTCTACTAATGGTGGAAAAAGGTGCAGAAACAAGCTTAACTGAAGGTTGTTTAAAAATGAGAGTTTGGCTTCATTCTGGACATGCATTGGTTCTTGAATTTCCTACTCAACTCAAGTGCTCAAAGACTCTACTCTCAACAATTTCaaattgaaaagagaaaaaattATTGTGATCAAGGTGCTTTAATTAATTTACTTCACTTCTTTTTCACTGTTTCATTGAGCTATAAACTATAACGCACTATTctaaaaggtttctccacctcgaGATTAAGTCAGAGAAGGAGAAAAATTATTAGTGGCGGTAGAATAATACGTTTATGCCTTGGATGTAATAACCTTGGGAGGTTGTGAATTAGCTTGCATCGGTCCCAACTAGTGGTATCAAAACAAGGTTACCCTAAAGGACTAACTTCCAAAGGAACAAAGCTTTAACTACAAAATTGAAGATATATACAAGAGGGTTATAACACAACTCATCTGCCTTTCTTTGatggaagaaaatttcaatactGGTGAAGCCACATGGAATACTACTTTAATGATGAGCATAGATATGTGGTTTGTTGTGACTAAGGATTTCACACTTCCTATAGTGGATGACGGAAAGATTATGGAATTTAGAAGATGGACTACCAAACAAAGAAAAAGGAGCAGTCAAATGCGAAGGTGATAGTAACTTTTCAATATGGACTAGCTGCAGAATAGCTAAACAAAGTGGGTCCATTTAGAAGTGTCAAAAAGTTGTGGAATAAGCTCATCAAACTGAATGAAGGCACAAAAGACTCCAAGATTGCCAAGAGAGACCTCCTTATCAAACAAATACAGAATTTTACAATGAAGAAGGGATAAATGGTAAGCTAACTTCATGGGAGGTTCAAAGAACTCCTCAATGGACTTCATTCAATTGGAGcaagtgcagacaattgagaCCTTATTAGGTATACACTTAAAGCATTCCCAAGAATTTGTTTGTGGTCATCTATaatggatgcctacaaggttttaAAGAATTtgtcaattgttaaattagatgattaGGGagatgaatttaaaaataatagtttttttaaaaatgttatcTAGAAAAGGGATACAAATATGAGTTTTCAAGTCCTAGGACACCACAATAAAATAGAATTGTGGAAAGGAAGAATAGGGTCCTGCAATAAGCAGTTATGAGTATGCTGAATGAATACTTACTTCTTAGTCATTTGTGGACAGAGGCTATAAATATCGTATGTTACATACAAAATCAAGCATTGATACATAGATTTTTAGGCAAAATTCTACATGAGCTCTGGTTTGGAAAACCCTcaacaattaagcatcttagaatTTTTGGTTGTAAAGTGTATATTTTGAACACTAAGGatcaattaggaaaatttatagcTAAGGTTGATGAGGGTATTCTAGTTGTATACTCTAGCTCTAGTAAAagctatagagtttataacaaaagaACGCGCTTAGTAGAAAAATCCTTGAATGTGGTTTTTGAAGGAAAAAAATTACCATCTaactcaacaaaaaaaaaaatcgatgaTGATGTGTTATTTGAACTTAACAAATTAAGCTTAGAAGAAGGCAATGATCAAGTGGGTGCTAAGGAAGAAACTGAAAATAAATAGGTTGAAATAGAAGGGTCATAACTTCAAGATGTGGTTAACACAACTCATGTACCAAGATCCACTAGAACAAGTTCAAATCATCCTTTAGATCAAGTTCTAGAAAACATTTCTTAAGGGGTGAGAACTGaatcatattttaaaaatgaaGAAAGTCAAGTAGCTTTAATCTCCCAAGTTGAACCTAAATCAATTGAGGATGTTTTGCTTGATCCGAATTGGATTTTAATAATGCAAGATGAATTAACTCAATTTGAAAAGAGTCAAGTATAAGATTTGATTCCTAGAcctaaagaaaatttaattattaatacaaAATGGATTTTTATGGACAAACTTGATAATAAAGGAGTATTtgtaagaaataaggctaggctagtagCTAGGAGATTTAATCAAATAGAGAGACTAGATTATAATAAAACTTATGCCCCCATGGCACGATTAGGAATCATTTATCTTGATTCTGATTCTACTTTTGAAAATTCATATCACAATCGTGATAAATTCTAGATGCCCAAAGATAtcacttatggacctagagagttctaATTGGACTCATTCCAAGTGTTACAAGTTTTTAAAGTATCCCAAAGTCAATATATGCTCAAAGATATCAACTTGAAGTCATTAACAGTGGTGATCAAAAGATTCAAACTTTAAGGCAATTGATACATACACATAATTTATCGCAGGGATGTTAGTACCAAACATGGACACCATAAATACTTTCACTGCACTACCCTCTTTTATTGCATgtcaactttttaaaaatttaaattccctaggtccatcaatggattttagtcaaaatccattgatgaacTTAACAAGTTGCAATCGGATCCATTCTAAATGGTAcaaatttcttaatttattttcaGTACAAATGTGCCCTTAGTTATCATCTTGAAGCATTCACAGCAAAAGGTTAAACTTTCAAAACACTATGGTCTTGTTCTTCAAATAAAGTGATGTTGATCTTCCAACACCAACACCATACTTTATGATATCATCATAACATTGTGGTCCTATTCTTCGAATAATAGAACCAATGTGGTGTTGATCTTCAAAACCTAATACCAGAGTCTGTGACAATTAACACTAAACCATAACATCATTTACGAGGCTTAGGACAAGGCTTGCACaccattattggtgcaatcaagCTCCATCgtttcaatgtttgataatataccaaggtttggtcaagtttgactcaGGGTTGATTCAAAAAAGACTTGATGTTTGAAAGTGAGAAGTGTAGTCAAGTCAAAGGTTGACGAGATGACTAGTAAAGAATGTTCTAACTAGATAATAGAAAAGGGAAAGCCTTAGCAGGTTAAGAGAAAACCATATGTTACGCAAGGGAAAGTCTaatcagatcaaggttgaccggatgactAGCAATGGTGAGTAATCTACCAAGTGACTAGCAAGTCCAAGCAAGCCAAGgtgaccagatgtttggcaaaGGGAAATCTTAAGGGAGTGGACCTTAGGTGATGAAGTCTTagaggaagtccaagaaagaAGCTTAATAGGTCAGGTAGACTTATAAAAGTGTGGTTTGATTCTTAGGAGGTGATCCTTAGGTGGTAAAA
Coding sequences:
- the LOC122049460 gene encoding MLO protein homolog 1-like; protein product: MAGGGAGERSLMDTPTWAVAVVVALMVIISIFIEHGINNLGKWFQKKQKKAMNEALEKIKAELMLLGFISLLLTIGQGPISRICVPAKVATIMLPCSRTYSQEGADAGRRKLLWHEREGALRRVLAGASASDSCSNYGDKVSLISQSGIHQLHIFIFVLAVLHVLYSVLTVALAQAKMKKWKTWELETNSQQYQFSNDPSRFRFTHQTSFVRRHMGLSSTLGIRWIVAFIRQFFGSVTKVDYLTMRHGFINAHLSPNSNFNFHKYIKRSLEDDFKVVVGISPPLWILAIFILLLDINGYYTLATVSFVPLLVLLLVGTKLELVIMEMAQEIQNRTNIIIGAPVVEPSNKYFWFNRPQWILFLIHLTLFENAFQMSHFLWTWYEFSLKSCFYEKFWLTVVKVAMGIALQVLCSYITLPLYALVTQMGSHMKKAIFEEQTAKALKKWRDAAKRKKRLRDAGADVGSGLTSGDGEATPSRGSSPLHLLSKFKAKSTDVESAPASPRFSHSDRDEESEFEARRPPTPTDDKTHHQDFSFPSSYRT